In Rhipicephalus microplus isolate Deutch F79 unplaced genomic scaffold, USDA_Rmic scaffold_63, whole genome shotgun sequence, one genomic interval encodes:
- the LOC142790000 gene encoding uncharacterized protein LOC142790000: MKKLCIVLAIVLLSSVMLSDAQRFPGGGLGGLRCGRQVCRRGQRCIEVPVRCFRAPCPRLFRCV, from the exons ATGAAGAAGTTGTGCATCGTCCTTGCCATTGTTCTGCTGTCTTCAG TTATGCTGTCTGATGCGCAGCGTTTTCCTGGAGGTGGCCTGGGTGGTCTTAGGTGTGGT CGACAAGTCTGCCGACGTGGTCAACGCTGCATTGAAGTGCCAGTTAGATGCTTTAGAGCTCCTTGTCCCCGGTTGTTTCGAT GTGTCTGA